GTAAAACATTTCAAGTGTTTATTAATTCCACACAGACCTCATTACCTCAGTGAAAGTACGCCGTTGATATTTGACTACAATAATGTgtatatcttttattttatctgtGTAATTTTGGATGCGTCTCAGAGCTTGAAGCTGTGCTGCAAAACTGAAAACACGCAAACTTCTCAggtttaaagacaaaaatatttttagacactgtgttgttgttttagttcTTACCTCTGATTAGAACAGTTACCTCAAAAGATTACACTTTTGTTTTAAGGAtttcgagaaaaaaaaagctttcataaCAAGTTTAAAAGGTATAAGAGAGCTCAACAGGATCACAAAAATATGGACGCCCATTCCTGCCTTAAGGTTGAAACCATAATCATAAAAAACtcatgagtaaaaaaaatcatgagaTACTGCataattttaacttttctttCGAGAAATCTAGAAGTTAAAACACAAATGGCACAACAATTTGTACTAAACCTTCCAAATAATGTAAAGGCAGATACTTAAGTGCAGCATAatcttttaattttgttttcttttaaccaAAATGGCacacaaaaaactacaaacttTTACTTCCAAAATTAGTTATGTGGTTTTTACAGGACATGAGCTGCTTCACTGCACTGTTAACCGGTCAGAAAATGCTCAGAGGAAAACCTCATATCTCCAAAGCTGAAAAGTGAAATCCCCACTGATCCAGATGTAACAATGTTACAGTAAAAATCTGAGATACCGAGGTGGCATGAGGTTTTCTAAtgagagcagcagcatcatttGACTTGTTTGCTCGTCACAGCTCCTCCTGACCTTGTTTACAAAGCCATAAAAGAGAGAAGTTTGTCTGgatggaaatttaaaaaaaaggaaaattgtgAAGTATAGAGACCAAACCAGGCGTGTTTAGAAACTGTTTTCAACAGCAATAAATTCTGTGAAAAATAATTGAAGCAATACAGGGACCCAGTAAATCAAAACGgatatttatttccttttcccAATAAGGTTTAAGTGTAGGAGATGAATTTGAGATTACTCATTGTTATCACAAGAAAGATATGATGTCATCTACATAAGAACATGGAATAAATAAGGGAAACATTTGtgttaacatatttttttatacctAGATTTGGCAACATTTAATCATTCTTTCTTGCTTGACTTTCTAATAAATAATGCTTAGGTTATGTGCCcattgaaacatttaaattatacaaaacTTTCCGTTAGAATATGTTCTACAgactttgttgttgtgatcACAGGCCGTTAATTAATTATCTAGAAACTCCACCAAATGCATTTCTCTccaaattttgtttttaaaggaggaCGTGAAAGAAATCTATTGTTGTAACATTCATTcgtgattttattttaagcaCTGAGACGCATTCAGACAACTTTCATGTGTACATATCGCAGAGCACATCTCGACTCCTGTGAtctaagttttattttatttgttggcTGTTTTCTGAAAAGCGGTTTTGTTGTTTCCATGTGAAGAAAAGATGATGTTTTTTCAGTTTAGCCTCATTGTTAAAATTGCAGGCTGTGAAAAGAGAACAGAGTGAAAGAAGGGAATATAGACCAGTTTTACTGGGAGCCCAGAGTGGCCAAGATttagaaaaaagagagaaatccttaaggatattgttttttttttcaaatacagcTGGAGTTTAAAAACTTCACAAAGGAGTTCTTCAGGGAACGGTCCTTGGTCCTCTGATTGTTTGACGAAAACATGGGAACGACAGGATGAAAGGGaagcatttttaaaagttttattgttttcagttAAAGTGTTTATTTGTAAGCAGACTGTATGTTCGTAAAGACACAGGGAAACAAGACTTTGATTTTAAACCTATATTCTCTGAACAgacttgttcttgtttttcaaagAAAATTCATCTCAGTGTGTTTGGATTTGATGCAATACTTTTGATAAAAtgtgcccttttttttaaatcagcggTCTAAGAAAATCAAATCTTAAAGAGATTCCTTCTAAATAATTAAATTCATAGCTGCTGAAGATGACTGATGGGAAAGGTGGGACATCTCAGCTTTCAGCCAGTAAATAAGAAATGTCCACAGTGAGTTAATTCGAAAATTAAACTAAGAATTGATCGGACGTTTAACCTTTCTGTGACAAATATCAGTTTGAGTCAACTTTTATTAACCTTGGACACCTGAAAGTGGTGAcgtgttcactttttttttggctgttaCCGTGTTGTGCCCAGTGTTGATCACAGCACAGTCTGAATGTCAATGTACACCTCGTTACAGCTGTCTGCCatgatgatggtttttatttttattacctGTTTTAGTCTATGAGACCGGGTACTTTTTAGTGttaaaattgaaataaaacCAATAAATGTTCACAACTACCAGCTGggcctgaatgttttttttttattctacattCATGTGGTGTCAAAATGTGATGTGACTGAAGGTAACACATACAGAAGATAGTCAATCACCCATCTTTACTGTCCCAAAGTCCCAACATTAATGCACCACGaacacagcactaagcaacatttagcaaagtcaCAGCAACAAGGAAAAACTGCTTTAAAGAGGCAGAACCCTTCAAGTTTTAACCACAGGCAGATAATAAACATGACAGAacataaactcctcaaaaaaagtttggaaacattattttggtCAATTATTTTGCCActttgtaaaggtgactaatcaggctttccaacgatataaaatacaacaccaattagtattattaaaggggcaaAATAAGTGACCGAAAtaacgtttccaaactttttttgaggagtttaaaaacagaaaaaaacagatttataaaaagtgcttcatagactatttgagaaatgttttattagGCAAACTTTAAGGACCCTTTGTTTAGGTCTCGGCCCACCAGTTCAGAACCACTGATCAATCCAAATATGTGAATCCACTTCATTATGCAGATTACAATTGCTTTAAATGGGACTTCTTAATGCAATGTCAACAGGAGATGCCAAAATCCACACAACCTGCAAATTAATTGCTATGAATTAAAAATGCTGTTTGATAAAAGACTTACAGGGACAAAATCCTGTGCGCCGGTGCACCCTGAAACATTTTTAGGATTTATTTCGGTTAGTTTTGTGCATGTGGGAAAAGAGCTTTACGGTGATAGGAGAGAATCTTGTTTAGAAAACCGACCTTGTGCTCACTCGCCTCACACTCGGTTGTGTTTTTCACTGAAAACTGATTTACctgtaaattaaatgtaaccATTTTGCCAGCCTGATATTGACActgttgcaaaaaaagaaaaacaccttttGATTGACAAATCTTTAGAAATAATCACGCACTATTTTATTACCAGCCCAAATTTgcatcccctcctctctcagACCAGGTGAGTGTCACATGTAGGCCTTCACCAGTCACTCAAAAAGGATTAATTGAGACGCATGAATGAATCTCTGTCAATTTAAATCAGCTCCAGATTTGAGATGGACATTTTTGAAGTGCTCATAGTAGAAATCATTACAATGGCTGGTAGTTGGAGCTCGCAGGTGGGCAGGCCTACAGCACACTAACACTGGCCCCTCTCATTTAAAGGAGCCGGATCTCAGAGCCGAATCATTCCCCGACAGATACTTCAGCAGCTTtaaaggaaggaggggaggaagggaggaaggaaggattatcggaggggggggggcgcgCAAATAagcgagaggagagaggaaggtaaaggaaggagggaggagaggaaggtaaaggaaggagggagggagcggAATTAGTCAGTGatagaggggaggagaggaggcgagGCGGCGGGTTGTTCTGCCGAGGTGGACGTGGCGGGTCCGGCGGAGGGAGCTACAAGTGACGGGCCAGCGGAGCCGAGCCATGAAACGGACTGCGACCCGGACCCCCCGCAGGTAACGTGAACCTAGTCCGGGCTCGTTATCACCAGCAGCCTGCcttgcatgcttttttttttttttaacacaacgcagtttccttcctctcttcctctcggTGTTGCCGCTCGGCTCCTTGACAGACCCGGAcccggagtgtgtgtgtgtgtggtgtgtgtgtgagtgtgtgtgtgtgtgtgtgtagccgcAGATTTGGATCTCCTTTTGTGCGCCGCTCCCCGCTGCGCCGCTAAATGCAAGAAAGAGCCGCAGCTAACCCTCTCTgcccacctcctccaccccccctcctctcctctcttactCCCCGCTGCACTCTCACTTTCTCCCCCATGCTAACACCTAGCCTAGTTAGCTTAGCAGGGCTGCCAACGACGTTAGTGTGATAAACAAGATGGCCACTGGCTAGCCGCGTTAGCACGCAAAACATGGCATCCTGCCCTGTCTTTGTACGGCAGAACAGCGGATTTTATGCCCTctgtgtcatgttgtgttttcactcCGGGCTTCCAGGGACatattaacttttaaaaaaaaacctcggTGCACATGAACGGGAGGttgtggtgtgtgaatgtggagctgGACAGGGGAGGAAAGCAGCGCCAGATTCCTGCAGTCAGAGTCTGCGTGGCggcttccaaaaaaaaaaaaaaaaaaaagaggcaccTGAGTGTTTGAAGACACCAGACAGGTAAATCTGAAAGTTTGTCACCGGGGggctgctgcagcagaaagacaATCTGCTCCAGTCTGACTTACAGGACAAAAGaggcagaggtttttttttgtttttctttctctgcttaGACAAGGCTACaaacttttctgtgtgtgtgtgtgtgtgtgtgtgtgtgtgtgtgtgtgtgtgtggccgctgcagagctgcaggagtagttgtagtagtagtagtagctgTGTTGTTGTAGTAGTCACCGTTTCATGCACTTTAAAAGTCTTATAAGACTCAAGTCGTTGTGCTGAAACATGACTTCTTGCAGAAACTTTCCAAACAAAGAggttctcctcctccctctgctggagAACACTTTgacttctgtctgttttttttttctttcagtgtgcATATTCAGATTTTTGGGCCacagttctctttttttttttttttattgaacttcCTGCTTGACTGTTCATGATAGAGGAAGATCCCAACAGGTCAAACAGGAAAAAGATAATTAATCCAGCAACATTTTTAAGAGAATGAAGCATAagtttattgttatttattaatgaTGATCATCAGGTGCGTACTGAATCCAGCCCATCAAATCACAGCTCAGGTTCTGATTGAGTCCTGCAtagcttctctccacattcagcgaaacaaaaaaatgtaaaaagatcACGTGCATCCTTTTTAGGTGATGTCCGTCGGTTGTCTTTGTTACTGAAGTTACTCGTGTTTGTAATGGCTCCTCTCagttttcttcactttttgttATTGGTCAGTAAATGTAAAGATGATCTAAAGCGGGGATTGGCCGACTTTGGtgacagcaagggccacatttatttaattctcattgccagaggggccaaattAAACGATTACAATCAATTATGCCTCAACATATACCAgcgatcaaatattattatggacgtatttctggttttcatgatttcatggcagatttcatcatgttttcttcatgtttccaattaattgatgtgtgacaaattgacctgagggccacgataagggttgatgggggccgccagttgcccacccctgatctaAGAGTCATCACAGTTTGTCTAAACCCGGCCCTTACTTTTACTTCTTTTTAtagtctgatgtttttttttttaatatgctcAGAAATTGTCAGGAGTTTGGTCGGTGGTTGTGCAAAAATATTCTTAGTGAAGCAAGTTTCACAGAAAGTTTGTGACAGGGGGCCTCCAGTATTTTTAAACCTGAGTACTGTTCTAACTTATTTTGGTGTCTCAATGACATACAGGAACATCAGGTCTTGATTCTTTGAGGTTTTAATTCCTGCAACATAGTCTTTGTTTGACGAAGTCTGTCCTCctaaaagtcatttttgttCCCCCCAAACAGGCTCAGATTATTAATGTAATCTATTAGAATCAAAGTGTCTGATGatattacagaaaggatccctgaagagaaaagaaagattaTTTAGTCACTTGACTTCACTCTTCAGAGCCACCACACTCCAGTGACAAAAACCCAATTTTTACGTTGAATAACACAGAAGTTCTTCAGCTGCcttgacttgtttgtttgtttgtttgtttttattgtgttgtaCTAACAGCCAAATCACCTCTGTCTCCCACCCCCTCGCTCTCCACAGGCTGGTCTAAGTCAGGTTGTGTTGCTGACATCAGAAGGACGATTGTTGGATTCCCAGAAGAGACACTCAGGGAAACGTCCCCTACCTCTAAGCCTCTCCCCTCTCAGGACAGGTACACTTACTCgaagcagggagagaggacGTACTtgtggacgaggaggaggaggagtgttgTTCCAGATTGAGGTGAGGAGGGTTAGCTCCGCCCCCCACCATGACAGACTTGGAGAGTGAGTGTTTAAGCCTCGGCATGCCCCCTGAATGCGGCTCCCCTCCGTCGCCTCTTGACACCTCCCTGCAGGTGGACTGTGGCTCAGGGACCACCTCCTCTGACTCAACGCCCACCATGGTCCTCATGTCCTCAGACTGCCCCACCCCCACACTAAGCTCGCTGGCGGCGGAGATCGCCGAGCCCCTGGTGATGCTGCCGTGCGTGAAGAGCGAGCCAGAGGACGGAGACCTGGAACCCATCCGGACCGTGGACCTGTCTGAGATCCAGCCGCTGTCCACTGCTGAGCTGGGCCACGACCAGATCAAGATGGAGATCAGCGGCCTCGACTACATCAAGTCAGAGCATCACTGTCACCACGACAACCCCCACCTGGGCCATTTCCACCACACTGATGTCGCAGAGCTGGACTACAAGTCGCACTACGAGCCGAGCTCCGTGTTCGACTACATCTCTCAGGTAAACATGAGACCTCATGATAGACCACCAACCTGTTGTCACAAACGGATATTAAGGGGGCGCTTACACCAGGAAAACTGTACCAAGCCTTTCTGCCTAATCACGTAAAGCCGTGCATGTGTTGCAACCGTGGTCAGgtccggttagtcctggagtgtgagtgcaggccagcaggggaatAGGGAGGGCAGTTGTGCTTAAGCGTGGTACATGACAACTTGGCCTAGAGTGAGTGCGCCTTAAATGACACGCCTGACAAAACGGTgaactttttagttttttttttattggctttGTTATTGTTCACGCAGCTGCAGGAGCAACAAGCTGACAGGAATTCAGCTTTGCACACTCTTAATGAGCTGTCAGTTTTCATTCTTGATAAAGGTTTTTACCACAgactctgctcctcctcctcagaaaTAAACAGACCTGGTGAAATGAGATTTTTGGAGAGAAAAAGTGGATGTTCTGTATTTTTGGATCATTCCCCCGTCCTCATGACCTAAACTGCATGAACATCATTCTGAATAGTGTGAATTatcatcacagcagcagcagcaggatccAGCTATCTGATATTATGATGAGATGTTTGCGAGTAGCAGAGAGTCTTACCCTGCTGAGATCTTAATATCATTAAGATACGCCTCTAATCCCTTTAGACAGAGAGCTGCTTACAGCTCTGAGCTACTCTAAAACCAGTACAGAACAAACAGGGAGTGATTAAACTCTGATGGTTCATCCCTGCAGGATCAGACCTTTTAGAGCCTGTGTCCACTAACAGAGTGCTTCTCGCTGCCGCTTACTGTAAGCCCTACAGCGTGCTGCgtgatgttttctgttgttcaaGGAAAGTTGACagagaaaacataaagaaatggGAAGGAGTCATATCAGAGAGCAGCTAAAGACCTGAAAGTAGTATCGTCTGAATTCACGAGATAAACTGTGCAAGTTAAAAGACAAGTTCttctcatgttgttgttgttgactaacattgtttatttggatccccattagccacTACCTAAGTAGCGACTcctcttcctggggtccactcatacaaacatgaatttaaaatccaCACAGACGATATCAGGAGTCACTCCTTCTTGGCAttgatttcatttaatttctgtTTCGTTTATTTCCAAAATTATTAATATACAAAATAATTGGTTggttcaaggtttctttattcgtCTCCTTAGGGAGAAATTTGTCTAGGATGCTGGGAAATTGCTGCATGGACAATACAtggaaaacaatataaaaacagtaattacaaatgtgtaaaaaacatttaacttctccGTGCTACAGTTCATCCAAACGTCTGCTTACCTAtccatacgcacacacacacacacactcctacagtCACAGGCACATGCACACTGTGCACATGTACACCACTCCAGACAGTTtcatacatgcatacatgtcTACAGTTATCGGTACATTTCGGGCCTCCTGGTTTTCCGTTCCTCCTCTATTTTTTGCTCATTAAAGAGCTTAACTGAAAAAGGGACTAGTGAGTTTTTGAAGCGGTTGTGTTTGCACAGAGGAACCCTGTACCTTCTCCCCGAGTTCAACAAAACATATTCAGAGTGCAATACATGGGAAGTGTCCGATAAAATGCCCTTGGCCTGTGTGATTGTGGCCTGCTCAAAAAGATCCTGGGGGGTAAGAGGGGCACACATTCCCATGATCTTGCCTGCTGTCTTAACCAGGCTGAGGATCTGAGCTTTATGGACTCTGTTGTTGCTCTGTAAAAGATGAACATAATGTTTTTTACATGCACCTCACATACACTGGTGAGAGAGAATTGACATTGATAAGCTTGGCAGTGCTCTAAAAGTTTTACTATTTTCAAGTGAAAGCTGTGAGCACTGCAGCTGGAGTTGAGGATGCTGAGCTCTGAAAAGGCTGAACTGATTTGGTTTTGCATAGAAATGGTCGCTGCCAGTGCAGAAGACGACATGAGTGGACACAGGCTCTTCCTATGGAGTTTATTAAATAACTAATGTTCAGTTTCTGAGCAGTACAAGTGTTTAAATatagaggaggcagagagcagaAAGTGATTAAGCCAACATATCACTGTACTGTTAAAGGACTGTGGTGAGAATAAAatctgaagatgttttttttgtgtttgggtTTCAGGTGACGGACACACTCGAGTACATTAAGTCGGACCACCATGTGGACCTGCAGTGTTACTACACCGAGCTGGGCTCCCTGAAGTGTGAATACCCCGAGGCCAGCATCATGTCAGGTCCGCACAACGCGCTCGAGTCCATCCACATGGCCGAGCTCCGCACCGAGCTCAACAAGCTGCGGCCCGACGCGCTACTCCTGGACGGCATGGGCAAATCGGACCCTGAGCTCGGAGGTGGGGTTCTGTACGAGCTGCAGCCAGCACAGGACAGGAAGGCTACAGCTGAGGGGAGCGGAGGTGCTGTGCCTACAACCAAAACACAGAACCCGACTGCGAGGAAACCTAGAAACATGCTGGGCGAGAAGCCGTTCTCGTGCACGCAATGTGGCAAGAACTTCAGCACGCTGGGAAACCTGAAGACGCACCAACGCATCCACACCGGGGAGCGACCCTACACCTGCTCGCAGTGCGGCAAGAGCTTCGGCCAGGCCGGGAACCTCAAACGCCACCAGCTTATCCACACGGGCCAGAAGCCGTACGTATGCGCTCACTGCCCCAAAGGCTTCACCAAAGCGGATGACCTGCGCTCGCACCAGCGCCTGCACACCGGCGAGCGTCCGTTCATCTGCGTCACCTGCGGAAAGAGCTTCGGCCAGTCCAAAGAGCTGAAGGCTCACCAGTTGAGCCACACGGGCGAGCGGCCGTTCTGCTGCCAGCACTGCGGCAAGAGCTTCAGCAAAGAGTCCAGCTACCAGAACCACGTGCAGATCCACACAGGCGAGAAGCCCTTCACCTGCTCGCAGTGCGGAAAGACATTCAGCAACTCGGGCGTCTTAAAGACCCACGAGAAGATCCACTCGGGCGAGCGGCCGTTTGGCTGCACGCAGTGTGGGAAGAGCTTCGGCCGCCTCGGACACCTGAAGGCCCACCAGCAGATCCACACGGGGGAGCGGCCGTACGCCTGCCCCCACTGTGGGAAGACTTTCAGCCAGTCAGGTCACCTAAAAGCTCACGAGCAGATCCACAAGCGAGAGCGCGTGGACACGGcgagtagcagcagcagcagcagcagcgtgggCAGCGACAGCAGCTAAAAGCGACTCAAACACCCTTTAACCTCgcgcaaaaacacaaagtattattcctctttttttataaaaaacatatattacCTTTCCTTATCAaacttttcttacattttcataCCTTTTGTGCTCTTTTTATCTGTGGGCAGGGCGACTCTGACTCATTTGCTCTTATGcaagtgtctctgtgtgtgtatgtgtgtgtgtgtgtgtatgtatgtgtgtgtgcgtgttgtggtcgtgtgtgtgtgtatgggtgtagATACTCTGTAAACTGGTCTGAGTGTTGAGTCCAGGTCCCAGGACTTACTTTGGAGTACTTATTGATACACAAGCACAAATACTGCAGTACCCCAGTCTGAGTACttcttaagttttttttttactgaaacagACCAGCAGCTCCGGACTGACCAGGACCCTGCTCACGGAAAACACAGCTTTGTTAATTTTTTACTGTTCCTAGAGCAGTATTGGACAGAAAGTACTTCAGAGAGAGTACATGTACGTACACTTCAGAGTCACGTTCTGTGTGTTACTGTAAACCTGAGTTAATCGGTCACAGAGTGTGAACAACAcagcagaagaaatgttttacAGTGAAATCAGAATTCAGCTCGTCACTTCAAGTGTCTTTTTCTTACCTGGATTAAATCCAGGGGAGattctgcacacaaacaaatctgATGACAATCTATATTTTATTCCTGTGATTGATTTGAATGAGGGTCGGTCCTGCTCCAGTCCAGAGGAGACGCTGATTTAAACTGAGATTTGGAAGTTAAAGAATCAGCTAATCTATCATAGCTgagttttttcatttcatttgaacacaaacactcaaagtTAAGGCTTGAATAATCACAGTATTTCTCTGTGATGattttgttttccagctttAATGGATAAAAAAGGACatcagaggtaaaaaaaaaaaaaaaaagatcactgtgtttttttcttttttcttttacattagTGCTCTAATTGTGTCTTGTTTTATAAACCCAGCAAACCTCTCAATTTTTTCTATGATGCGTTATGACCATACAATTCTTAAAGATTCAGGCAGATTTATCTTCTGTACGGCACAACAAAAACTCCATCATCATTTAGTccttcattttaaattcaaattctAATACAAAATCTGGATTTGTCGTTTGTCTGAGATGCTATTTGATTAGATTGTCTAAAAGTTTTTCTGTCTCCAATGAGGGTTTTAGTTATCTTTAGCAAACGACTTCAAATCAAAGCACAGATGGTATTAACATTCATTagtgtaattattttttaagcCTGAGTTC
This Labrus bergylta chromosome 16, fLabBer1.1, whole genome shotgun sequence DNA region includes the following protein-coding sequences:
- the si:dkeyp-113d7.1 gene encoding uncharacterized protein si:dkeyp-113d7.1 codes for the protein MTDLESECLSLGMPPECGSPPSPLDTSLQVDCGSGTTSSDSTPTMVLMSSDCPTPTLSSLAAEIAEPLVMLPCVKSEPEDGDLEPIRTVDLSEIQPLSTAELGHDQIKMEISGLDYIKSEHHCHHDNPHLGHFHHTDVAELDYKSHYEPSSVFDYISQVTDTLEYIKSDHHVDLQCYYTELGSLKCEYPEASIMSGPHNALESIHMAELRTELNKLRPDALLLDGMGKSDPELGGGVLYELQPAQDRKATAEGSGGAVPTTKTQNPTARKPRNMLGEKPFSCTQCGKNFSTLGNLKTHQRIHTGERPYTCSQCGKSFGQAGNLKRHQLIHTGQKPYVCAHCPKGFTKADDLRSHQRLHTGERPFICVTCGKSFGQSKELKAHQLSHTGERPFCCQHCGKSFSKESSYQNHVQIHTGEKPFTCSQCGKTFSNSGVLKTHEKIHSGERPFGCTQCGKSFGRLGHLKAHQQIHTGERPYACPHCGKTFSQSGHLKAHEQIHKRERVDTASSSSSSSSVGSDSS